Sequence from the Candidatus Bathyarchaeia archaeon genome:
TGTATATTGATTGTCCAACAATAACTCTGCCGATGTTTCTGATGAGGAGACCTTTATATCTAGGTTGAAATGGCTGTTCGGTGATAATAACACCCTCAACGGAAGAATATGATGTTAATACAACTATTGCGAAAACCATTATTAATGTTGATACAATACAGAGAACTGTCTGGAATCTCCTCCTATGCATGTTACGCTTAGCCATAGAGAACGAGGAAATTATGGCGCTCATCGTCGCCACACCTCTAGGAGAAGGTTTCTCTCTAATAAGTTTAGGTGCGAATTCGGCAAGTGAGAGAATTATTAAGGTTGAGATCAAGATTGACAGAAGAGTTAACTCGTATGGGTATAGTTTAGATCCCGGGTAACTAAAGTATAAAGAGAGCAGCAGGATAATATATATTACTGCAAACAAAGATATTTTAATAGATCTTTTTTCAGCAATAAAATATGAGAGACATACTGAAAATAGTGTTGTTAAGGCTATCATAAATGGCATTGAGCTTGAAGCCTCAGCATAAAACTCTTCTATTGTAGTTTTAACTCGCTCAGATAAGAATTTGATCTGCTTTATATGGGAAAATGCGCTTAAATATCTTCCAGCATCTATATCTCTTTCAGCAATCTTCAGCAGATCATTGCATCTGTTAAGATCGCTTTTCTCCATCTCTAAATAGAAGCCTCTGTTCTGAGCTTCATTTAATGTTAAGCTGGCGAGATCTATTCTGTTCCGCGATTCACTTAAAGATCTTAATAATGTTTCTTTAGAAAGATCTTTTACAATGGTGCTGCCGAAGGTTAATGGCGGTATTTCCATATTTACCGTCCTAGTAACTGTAGAAACACCCCTTTCAGTGGCAACCCTCCATACTCCCTCTATAACTAAAGTTACATTGCTGTTAGACGGGACGTAGATTAGGTTTGCACTCCAGTTGAGAATTTGATTTCTAGCGGATACGTCTAGCGGATAATTGCCATACTTTGTTATGTTGCCTCCCGACGGAGAGGACAATAAAGATAATCCAGAGGTGATTTGTACACTTATAGCTATGTACCGGGCAGGATAATCCATGTCTATATCAAAAAATTCTCCTTCAATTCTCACAATAGCGCCCCTTACAAGTTTAATAGTAAATGATAAATCCTCTCCGACTTCTTTAGTAATTAAATATATTGGAACATAGGGTTTCTCATGATGAGGATTATAGATATATATTGTGTAGGGTTGACCAACTCTCACTGAACACTCGAAAATTCCAGATTCATTAGTGATTGTCTTTATCACATCATCCCAATAATTGCCCCTAAGAACCGCTACAGCACCATTTATAGGTTCACTTGTACTGCTATCTAAAACTAAACCTATAACTTTTCTTTGTTGTTGCGCAACACAGGTCTCTGTTACGCCATTTATTAGAAGTGAAATAAGAATTAAAAACGCGAGAAAAACCGTAACTTTATTCATTTTTCATCAACTCCTTAATAGGGCAATATCCATAGTGATCTAGAGGCAAAAATTATTGCTGTTCGAACAACTAACCATATGGATGCACCGCTCGTTACAGAGCTCCATAGTAGATATCCTGCTCTAGTAGCTCTTTCCGATGCGAATTGAGATGATCCACCATTAGATCCGCTACTACCAAACACCCTAGACATTATGAGAGTTCTGAATAATGAACCGAAAAACTGCGGTATTAAACTAGCATAGGTTGCATAGTCGGATGTTAAGCCAGATAATATTGAGATCGGCAGCCAAGGCATCTTAAAGAAGAAACCGGAGACAGTTACTGCTGATCCAAGGATTAAGCCGATCATCACTAGGTTTGGCTTAAAGATTGAGCGTGTTGAGTACAGGGTTATCCATGTGGATGTATCTATAACTCTTCTCTCCCAGACAGCTGTCATTGGATATAATGCTGAGGGTATCGGAGCAATCGACCAAAAGATGCTATGGAAGATCATACTAACTATTAAACCAGCCAATATTGTTCCAATATGCAACAACACGTAATCTCTAAATCTCACACCCAATCTATAGCACTGCAGGAAGATACCTGTCCATCCGCCGCCTCGATTCAGCTCTATTAATCCAACTCCAGTTGTTGGTGTCGCGAACCATATATTGATCGGTGGGCGGCCGCCAGCCCCAAGCATAAGGAATGCTTCTGTAAGGTATGGTATTGTTGGTGGGCTGTAACCTGTTACGCCTATTAGCCCAGTATTCAGGTAGGAGAGAATAAATGATATTGAGAGCATCATTAAGAAGAGCTGTGGGAAGGGATATCCTGTCAGAAAGCTTACAACTCCGGTCACTAGAAGAACACATAAAGTATAAATCCCGAAGAGTTCGAGCCCTATTCTCTTACCATTACTTTTTAGCGCGAAGATTCTAATTAGGCTCCTCGGTTTTAAGAAGATGGGTATTAAAGCGACGGCTAAAGCGAAACCAAAGATTATACTAAGCCAGAAGTTTAGTGTACTATAGTAAAGTATTTCTTGGCAGCTCATACCCCCAGTCCAACCTCTCAGAATCAAATCCGGTGATGGCGGTATTTGGCGCCAAATACCATAGCTAACCAGTAAATGATTACCCACAAAATGCGTAAGTATGGCGGTAGCTAACATAACCGCTGTTACACGAACGGGTAATATTAAACCAGTAAAGAAGCTTATTGGGGATATAGCTAAAGCGGCGCCTGGAAAGCGCGGCTCAACCAAATATCTTAAGTCATAGATGAAAGCAGATAGAGGGGCTAAACCTATTTGTTCAGATAC
This genomic interval carries:
- a CDS encoding FtsX-like permease family protein; the protein is MNKVTVFLAFLILISLLINGVTETCVAQQQRKVIGLVLDSSTSEPINGAVAVLRGNYWDDVIKTITNESGIFECSVRVGQPYTIYIYNPHHEKPYVPIYLITKEVGEDLSFTIKLVRGAIVRIEGEFFDIDMDYPARYIAISVQITSGLSLLSSPSGGNITKYGNYPLDVSARNQILNWSANLIYVPSNSNVTLVIEGVWRVATERGVSTVTRTVNMEIPPLTFGSTIVKDLSKETLLRSLSESRNRIDLASLTLNEAQNRGFYLEMEKSDLNRCNDLLKIAERDIDAGRYLSAFSHIKQIKFLSERVKTTIEEFYAEASSSMPFMIALTTLFSVCLSYFIAEKRSIKISLFAVIYIILLLSLYFSYPGSKLYPYELTLLSILISTLIILSLAEFAPKLIREKPSPRGVATMSAIISSFSMAKRNMHRRRFQTVLCIVSTLIMVFAIVVLTSYSSVEGVIITEQPFQPRYKGLLIRNIGRVIVGQSIYKMPVAIPSEIEMMVKSEENVKNVYVRYSSILADNILGELISESGIRKPIYGILALSEDEYKYIGLSELISGSPPKSKGEIVISSLLASELDVTLNSNVYFRGSEYKVVGIIDSDSLLGFRDIDNRIILPSKVYTYVSMEGEIIVSLSPVRSDEVILVSLNDAEKFDLRIISIIVDADEKLFKEIATKFGYLGISSWYTFISKVYLAEFGSMLEVKGGTSAIVPMTIVLLNIFLSFTSLVYARKREVMALSSIGANPTHISIVFLAEAIIIGLIASGIGYPLSLAGYRVLGMMEVGLQVKQKVSALWGVISIATSILVASLGGLYPAYKSAFIIVPSMLRRFRLESEARRGEYEVQIPSKIKKDLIDNFISFSEEWLSRESKGAIVISDIMSTETEEVNGEKIRRLIFRYEYPDGMVRACTFNELLLTLPKNEEFWQIKLKCSPITFSIQSDAVYATTRLVRRMILEWSGGASQIESKFLLEQ